The Aureimonas mangrovi genome includes a region encoding these proteins:
- a CDS encoding penicillin acylase family protein, which yields MTEMLRSQEMRRLKELVADVEIAVDRFGVSHIRAQNRDDLFFAQGWNVARDRLWQIDLWRKRGLGLLAADLGPGYLAQDRASRLFLYRGEMAPEWRAYAPDAEEICEAFVAGINAYVESTQCGEAALPREFELMGTRPAKWAASDVVRIRSHALTRNALSEVLRSNVLGRAGEEAERLRRSLEPAVDLSEELATGVGPVPLAVADVFKLGTAGVSFSRERLDARLEDAERWAVVDPIGKVIARAEAEGSNNWAVSGSRTGSGRPILAMDPHRAHAVPSLRYVVHLSMPGFDVIGAGEPAVPGITFGHNGHSAFAITISGADQEDVYVYDTAEGDSASYRYGEGFEAMEVVRESFEVKGHDAVTQELRFTRHGPVLLEDKAAKRAYALRTVWSQPGSAPYMASLSVMRARSVESWREALTGWGTPATNHVYADASGTIGWQVVGKTPIRPNWSGLLPVAGDGRHEWAGHVDPLDLPHVVDPERGFIATANEMNIAAEWLATNPPIGFEWIEASRSRRIHEVLDTQDRHTFEDSRKLQTDVLSLVARRAKAAIAAMALEEGARPAAELLADWDGRLEADSAPAALFELWFTRHLKPALFARATHDTALQAIMLPGDVDGVMDALDGEEQQVAVLVSRTLAAAWADIAARLGPDPAGWRWGDLHRLTLDHPLAGVAPEAAGELSVPSMPLGGSGSTPMCAVYRPSDFEITVGASVRMIVDVGAWDESVFINMPGQSGDPASTHYRDLAPVWLEGHHHPLAYSLEAVDAVTASTIVLSPDG from the coding sequence ATGACCGAGATGCTACGTTCGCAGGAGATGCGCCGCCTGAAGGAGCTCGTCGCAGACGTCGAGATCGCGGTGGACCGGTTCGGCGTCTCGCATATCCGCGCGCAGAACCGGGACGATCTGTTCTTCGCGCAAGGCTGGAACGTGGCACGTGACAGGCTGTGGCAGATCGACCTGTGGCGAAAGCGCGGGCTCGGGCTGCTCGCGGCGGACCTCGGCCCCGGCTATCTCGCGCAGGATCGCGCCTCTCGCCTGTTCCTCTATCGCGGCGAGATGGCGCCGGAGTGGAGAGCCTACGCACCGGATGCGGAGGAAATCTGCGAAGCCTTCGTCGCCGGCATCAACGCCTATGTGGAGAGCACGCAATGCGGCGAGGCCGCGCTGCCGCGCGAATTCGAGCTGATGGGCACGCGGCCGGCGAAATGGGCCGCGAGCGATGTCGTACGCATCCGCAGCCATGCGCTGACGCGCAACGCGCTTTCGGAGGTTCTGCGATCGAATGTCCTGGGCAGGGCCGGCGAAGAGGCCGAGCGCCTGCGGCGCTCGCTGGAGCCAGCCGTCGATCTCTCCGAGGAGCTCGCCACCGGCGTCGGCCCGGTGCCGCTCGCCGTCGCGGACGTCTTCAAGCTCGGAACGGCGGGTGTGTCATTCTCCCGCGAGCGACTGGACGCGCGCCTGGAGGACGCAGAGCGCTGGGCGGTGGTCGACCCGATCGGCAAGGTGATTGCGCGAGCGGAGGCGGAGGGCTCGAACAACTGGGCCGTCAGCGGTTCGCGGACCGGGAGCGGCCGCCCGATCCTGGCGATGGACCCGCACCGCGCGCACGCCGTGCCCTCGCTTCGCTATGTCGTGCATCTCTCGATGCCGGGCTTCGACGTCATCGGGGCGGGTGAGCCCGCCGTGCCGGGCATCACCTTCGGCCACAACGGCCACAGTGCGTTCGCCATCACCATTTCGGGTGCCGATCAGGAAGACGTCTACGTCTACGATACGGCTGAGGGCGATAGCGCGTCGTATCGCTATGGCGAGGGTTTCGAGGCAATGGAGGTCGTGCGCGAGAGCTTCGAGGTGAAAGGCCACGACGCGGTAACGCAGGAACTGCGCTTCACGCGGCACGGCCCGGTGCTTCTCGAGGACAAGGCCGCGAAGCGCGCTTATGCGCTGCGCACCGTGTGGAGCCAGCCCGGCTCGGCGCCCTACATGGCGAGCCTTTCGGTGATGCGCGCTCGGTCCGTCGAAAGCTGGCGCGAGGCGCTGACGGGCTGGGGCACGCCAGCCACCAACCATGTCTACGCCGATGCGAGCGGCACGATCGGCTGGCAGGTCGTCGGCAAGACGCCCATCCGGCCGAACTGGAGCGGGCTCCTGCCGGTGGCGGGCGACGGGCGGCACGAATGGGCCGGGCATGTCGATCCGCTCGATCTGCCGCATGTCGTCGATCCCGAGCGAGGCTTCATCGCCACGGCCAACGAGATGAACATCGCGGCCGAATGGCTCGCGACGAATCCGCCGATCGGTTTCGAGTGGATCGAAGCGAGCCGCTCGCGCCGCATCCACGAGGTGCTCGACACGCAGGATCGGCATACGTTCGAGGATTCGCGAAAGCTGCAGACCGACGTCCTGTCCCTGGTCGCGCGCCGCGCGAAGGCTGCGATCGCCGCAATGGCGCTGGAGGAGGGCGCGCGCCCCGCCGCCGAGCTTTTGGCCGATTGGGACGGGCGGCTGGAGGCGGATTCGGCGCCCGCTGCGCTCTTCGAGCTCTGGTTCACCAGGCATCTGAAGCCGGCGCTGTTCGCACGCGCGACGCACGATACCGCGCTGCAGGCGATCATGCTGCCCGGTGACGTCGATGGGGTCATGGACGCGTTGGATGGAGAAGAGCAGCAGGTCGCCGTCCTGGTCTCTCGGACGCTCGCCGCCGCCTGGGCGGACATCGCCGCGCGGCTCGGGCCCGATCCGGCGGGCTGGCGCTGGGGCGATCTGCACCGCCTGACGCTGGATCACCCGCTTGCAGGAGTTGCGCCGGAGGCGGCAGGCGAATTGTCGGTGCCGTCGATGCCCCTCGGCGGCAGCGGCTCGACGCCGATGTGCGCGGTCTATCGTCCGTCCGATTTCGAGATCACCGTCGGCGCGTCGGTGCGCATGATCGTCGATGTGGGCGCGTGGGACGAAAGCGTCTTCATCAACATGCCTGGCCAGTCCGGCGATCCGGCATCGACGCACTACCGCGACCTCGCGCCCGTCTGGCTTGAGGGGCACCATCATCCGCTGGCCTATTCGTTGGAAGCTGTCGATGCGGTGACGGCGTCCACGATCGTCCTGTCGCCGGATGGTTGA
- a CDS encoding ABC transporter permease: MIGYLVRRVLAAIPVMIVVALFVFLLLRLTPGDPAAVIAGDMATPQQLADIRASLGLDQPIYNQFVTWAGQLLTGDFGTSLISRTPVLTLIDQRLEPTISLALVTIVLTVLIAVPMGVIAAWRHGSFIDNLVMSASVLGFSIPVFVIGYILIQVFAINLRLVPVQGFASISDGIGPFTQRIILPALTLSSIYIALIARMTRASMLNVLGEDYVRTARAKGLSERLVLFRHALRNAAVPILTVIGTGFALMISGVVVTESVFNIPGLGRLTVDAILARDYPVIQALILLTSGVYVLINLLIDLSYALMDPRIRY; the protein is encoded by the coding sequence ATGATCGGCTACCTCGTGCGCCGCGTGCTCGCCGCGATCCCCGTGATGATCGTCGTCGCGCTGTTCGTGTTCCTGCTCCTGCGGCTGACGCCTGGAGACCCGGCGGCCGTCATTGCCGGCGACATGGCGACCCCGCAGCAGCTCGCCGACATCCGCGCCAGCCTCGGCCTCGACCAGCCGATCTACAACCAGTTCGTCACTTGGGCCGGTCAACTCCTGACCGGTGACTTCGGCACCTCGCTGATCTCGCGCACGCCCGTCCTCACCCTCATCGATCAGCGTCTTGAGCCGACGATCAGCCTCGCGCTCGTGACGATCGTGCTCACCGTTCTCATCGCGGTTCCGATGGGCGTCATCGCGGCCTGGCGGCACGGCAGCTTCATCGACAATCTGGTGATGAGCGCCTCGGTTCTCGGCTTCTCGATTCCGGTCTTCGTGATCGGCTACATCCTGATCCAGGTCTTCGCCATCAATCTGCGCCTCGTTCCGGTGCAGGGCTTCGCCAGTATCTCGGACGGCATTGGTCCGTTCACGCAGCGCATCATCCTTCCGGCGCTGACGCTCTCCTCCATCTACATCGCCCTCATCGCCCGCATGACACGTGCCTCGATGCTGAACGTCCTCGGCGAGGACTACGTGCGCACCGCCCGCGCAAAAGGCCTGAGCGAGCGGCTCGTCCTGTTCCGCCACGCGCTGCGCAATGCCGCCGTGCCAATCCTCACCGTCATCGGCACGGGTTTCGCACTGATGATCTCGGGCGTCGTCGTTACCGAAAGCGTCTTCAACATTCCCGGTCTCGGGCGTCTCACCGTCGATGCGATCCTGGCCCGCGACTATCCGGTGATCCAGGCGCTAATCCTTCTGACAAGCGGCGTCTACGTCCTCATCAACCTCCTGATCGACCTTTCCTATGCCCTGATGGACCCGAGGATCCGTTACTGA
- a CDS encoding IclR family transcriptional regulator yields MQATDVAHERSRTGQVGKILSLEKAMRVLEVFGEARPEVGLTEIASAVRLDRSAVQRILNTFHQLGYLEKDVATRRFRPSLRMSELANAYLWADELVRVAMPKLIELRQTLGETINFSRLDGSDIVYVVRLPNVRTNYAAMIIGRRVPALNTASGRAMVGLRPKEERARCVEEWPMRRFTPETEMDRARVLASVETAARKRFCITRNELMMNEIGVAVAIRARDGGFGALHCSVTPTDWTDEAVTDRIVPRLQDAANAIG; encoded by the coding sequence ATGCAGGCTACGGACGTCGCTCATGAGAGGTCGAGGACGGGACAGGTTGGCAAGATCCTCTCCCTCGAAAAGGCGATGCGCGTCTTGGAGGTTTTCGGCGAGGCGCGCCCGGAGGTTGGGCTGACGGAGATCGCGAGCGCCGTGCGTCTTGATCGAAGCGCGGTCCAGCGCATTCTCAATACCTTCCACCAGCTCGGATATCTGGAGAAGGACGTGGCCACGCGGCGCTTCCGCCCTTCACTGCGCATGAGCGAACTCGCCAATGCCTACCTGTGGGCGGACGAGCTGGTGCGTGTGGCCATGCCCAAGCTCATCGAGCTTCGGCAAACGCTCGGAGAGACGATCAACTTCTCGCGCCTCGACGGTTCAGACATCGTCTACGTCGTGCGCCTGCCCAATGTGCGCACGAACTATGCCGCGATGATCATCGGCCGGCGTGTGCCCGCGCTGAATACCGCCAGCGGACGAGCGATGGTCGGTCTGCGCCCGAAGGAGGAGCGCGCACGCTGCGTCGAGGAATGGCCGATGCGCCGCTTCACACCCGAGACGGAGATGGACCGCGCCCGCGTCCTCGCCAGCGTGGAGACGGCGGCACGCAAGCGCTTCTGCATCACGCGCAACGAGCTGATGATGAACGAGATCGGCGTAGCCGTTGCCATCCGCGCGCGCGATGGCGGGTTCGGTGCGCTGCACTGTTCCGTCACCCCGACGGACTGGACCGACGAGGCGGTGACGGACAGGATCGTCCCGCGCCTGCAGGATGCGGCCAACGCCATCGGCTGA
- a CDS encoding ABC transporter permease produces MTSQVDRGAEPVVKRRILPRVDWKGLGIAPPIAALCLAVIVIAAFLAPWIAPHDPIAMNPTARLAESSAAHPFGTDAYGRDVFSRTLHGARISLIVGLGAALVAVLIGLPLGILAGFFRWLDAVLMRIMDGLMAIPSVLLAIAIVALAGSSLWTVMIAITIPEIPRVVRLVRSVILSAREEPYVEAAIAVGSGLPKIMWRHLLPNTIAPMIVQGTYVCASAILTEAILSFLGAGIGTETPSWGNIMSEGRLYFQIKPSLIFWPGLFLSICILSINILGDTARDLLDPRMAKKGGLR; encoded by the coding sequence ATGACGAGCCAGGTGGACCGGGGCGCAGAGCCCGTCGTCAAACGCCGAATCCTGCCGCGCGTGGATTGGAAAGGGCTCGGCATCGCGCCGCCGATCGCGGCCCTGTGCCTCGCGGTGATCGTGATCGCGGCGTTCCTCGCGCCGTGGATCGCGCCGCACGATCCGATTGCGATGAACCCGACCGCACGCCTTGCCGAATCCAGCGCCGCGCACCCCTTCGGCACGGATGCCTATGGCCGTGACGTCTTCTCGCGCACGCTGCACGGTGCGCGCATCTCGCTGATCGTCGGCCTCGGCGCCGCGCTCGTCGCCGTGCTCATCGGCCTGCCGCTCGGCATCCTCGCGGGCTTCTTCCGCTGGCTCGACGCCGTCCTGATGCGCATCATGGACGGTCTGATGGCCATCCCGAGCGTGCTCCTTGCCATCGCCATCGTCGCACTCGCGGGGTCCAGCCTCTGGACCGTGATGATCGCCATCACCATTCCCGAGATCCCACGTGTGGTGCGCCTCGTGCGCTCGGTCATCCTCTCGGCGCGGGAGGAGCCCTATGTGGAGGCCGCGATCGCGGTCGGCTCGGGGCTGCCGAAGATCATGTGGCGGCACCTCCTGCCCAACACCATCGCGCCGATGATCGTTCAGGGCACCTATGTCTGCGCCTCGGCGATCCTGACCGAGGCGATCCTCTCGTTCCTCGGCGCGGGCATCGGCACCGAGACGCCCTCCTGGGGCAACATCATGTCGGAGGGCCGGCTCTATTTCCAGATCAAGCCCTCGCTGATCTTCTGGCCGGGCCTCTTCCTCTCGATCTGCATCCTGTCGATCAACATCCTCGGCGACACCGCCCGCGATCTTCTTGATCCACGCATGGCGAAGAAGGGAGGACTGCGATGA
- a CDS encoding M81 family metallopeptidase has translation MTPPRIAIGGFMHETNTFAPSKAGLQAFVEGGGFPAMSEGPAMIEALRNVNMGTCGFVEEAERRGWELVPTMWCHASPSAHVTEEAFETVAGKIVAAIEAAGQLDGVYLDLHGAMVAEHADDGEGEIIARVRAVVGPDVPIVASLDLHANVSPRMVAEASALVAYRTYPHVDMAETGRRAAVHLARLVGGAAEFKAFRQIPFLIPIAWQCTDMEPAGSIYALVARLEDGPVTSTSFLCGFPAADFADCGPSVVGYGATQEAADAAADAIVEAVFAARNAFAGKAFDPLDGVREAMRLADGATKPVVISDTQDNPGAGGDSDTTGMLRALVEAGATRAAIGVIVDPAAARTVHEAGVGATVKLSLGGKSNIPGDAPFEGEFEIVSLSDGHLVADGPFYGGARMRLGPSACLRIGGVQVVLGSRKAQMADQEMYRFVGIEPKDQAILVNKSSVHFRADFAPIAETILVCTAPGPMPLDPASLPFTKLRPGVALSPAA, from the coding sequence ATGACCCCTCCCCGCATCGCCATCGGCGGCTTCATGCACGAGACCAACACCTTCGCGCCGAGCAAGGCAGGCCTCCAGGCTTTCGTCGAGGGCGGCGGCTTCCCGGCGATGAGCGAAGGCCCGGCGATGATCGAGGCGCTGCGCAACGTCAACATGGGCACATGCGGCTTCGTCGAGGAGGCCGAGCGGCGCGGCTGGGAGCTCGTGCCGACCATGTGGTGCCATGCAAGCCCCTCGGCCCACGTCACCGAAGAGGCGTTCGAGACTGTGGCGGGCAAGATCGTGGCCGCGATCGAGGCGGCGGGGCAGCTCGACGGCGTCTATCTCGATCTTCACGGCGCGATGGTCGCCGAGCACGCAGACGATGGCGAGGGGGAGATCATCGCGCGCGTTCGCGCGGTCGTCGGGCCGGACGTGCCGATCGTCGCCAGCCTCGACCTCCACGCCAACGTCTCGCCGCGCATGGTCGCGGAAGCCTCGGCCCTCGTCGCCTACCGCACCTATCCGCATGTCGACATGGCCGAAACCGGTCGCCGCGCGGCCGTCCACCTCGCCCGGCTCGTCGGCGGTGCGGCCGAGTTCAAGGCGTTCCGCCAGATCCCCTTCCTCATCCCCATCGCCTGGCAATGCACCGACATGGAGCCCGCTGGGAGCATCTACGCGCTGGTCGCCCGGCTGGAAGACGGCCCCGTCACCTCCACGTCCTTCCTCTGCGGCTTTCCGGCTGCGGACTTCGCCGATTGCGGCCCCTCGGTCGTCGGCTACGGCGCCACGCAGGAGGCGGCGGACGCTGCGGCGGACGCGATCGTCGAAGCCGTCTTCGCCGCGCGCAACGCCTTTGCCGGCAAGGCCTTCGACCCGCTTGACGGTGTGCGCGAGGCCATGCGCCTCGCGGATGGCGCCACGAAGCCGGTGGTCATCTCCGACACGCAGGACAACCCCGGCGCGGGCGGCGATTCCGACACCACAGGCATGCTCCGCGCGCTGGTGGAGGCCGGTGCAACGCGCGCCGCGATCGGCGTGATCGTCGATCCGGCGGCGGCTCGAACCGTCCACGAGGCGGGCGTCGGGGCGACGGTGAAGCTCTCGCTCGGCGGCAAGTCGAACATTCCCGGCGACGCGCCCTTCGAGGGCGAATTCGAGATCGTCTCGCTTTCGGACGGGCACCTCGTCGCGGACGGCCCGTTCTACGGCGGCGCGCGGATGCGGCTCGGCCCCTCCGCGTGCCTGCGCATCGGCGGGGTTCAGGTGGTGCTCGGCTCGCGCAAGGCGCAGATGGCCGACCAGGAGATGTACCGTTTCGTCGGCATCGAGCCGAAGGATCAGGCGATCCTCGTCAACAAGAGCTCGGTGCATTTTCGTGCCGACTTCGCGCCGATCGCCGAGACCATCCTCGTCTGCACCGCGCCTGGCCCGATGCCGCTCGATCCGGCTTCCCTTCCCTTCACCAAGCTGCGGCCGGGCGTTGCCCTTTCGCCGGCCGCCTGA
- a CDS encoding ABC transporter substrate-binding protein has protein sequence MTFHFEHPGCSLPRALRAALLSATVLTGAALPAGAQEIRAVMHSGIRVLDPVITTAHITRNHGYMIYDTLIAMDENQQPQPQMADWTISDDGLIYTFTLRDGLTWHDGEPVTAADCVASLNRWAERDGGAQLMMDYVESLEATDDKTITLTLSEPFTYVIELMAKPSGLPTFMMPERVAQTPSTESISDYTGSGPFRFVESEYQPGVQAVYEKFEEYVPRDEPPSWTAGGKVVNVDTVRWIAMPDAQTAMNAVNSGEIDYLEAAPVDLLPILQANPELTVDLFNELGSQTMGRMNFLHPPFDNIEIRRAALAALGQEPVLSALIGNPEYYSVCGSMYGCGSPLATDAGDDLIMNGPDAATARQMLEEAGYDGTPVVIMQPTDVVTTSAQPVVAAQQLREAGFTVDLQPMDWQTLVTRRASQAAPADGGWNMFFTNWVIPEVWSPLNNPMLNGGGPEGAWFGWPTDPELDEMRVSFAMAETDEERASIAAEIQEHAYEQVTYVPLGDYFTPSAWTSQITGFLKAPVPVFWAVEKAE, from the coding sequence ATGACCTTCCACTTCGAACATCCCGGATGCTCTCTTCCCCGTGCGCTGCGAGCGGCCCTGCTGTCCGCAACCGTTCTGACGGGCGCAGCCCTGCCCGCCGGCGCGCAGGAGATTCGCGCAGTGATGCATTCCGGCATTCGTGTGCTCGATCCGGTGATCACCACCGCACACATCACGCGCAATCACGGCTACATGATCTATGACACGCTGATCGCTATGGACGAGAACCAGCAGCCGCAGCCCCAGATGGCGGACTGGACGATCTCCGACGACGGCCTGATCTACACTTTTACGCTGCGCGACGGGCTGACCTGGCACGACGGTGAACCCGTGACGGCGGCCGACTGCGTCGCCTCGCTCAATCGCTGGGCGGAGCGCGACGGCGGCGCACAGCTGATGATGGACTATGTCGAGAGCCTCGAAGCCACCGACGACAAGACCATCACGCTGACGCTGTCCGAGCCTTTCACCTATGTGATCGAGCTGATGGCCAAGCCCTCCGGCCTGCCGACCTTCATGATGCCCGAGCGTGTCGCGCAGACGCCGTCCACCGAAAGCATCAGCGACTACACCGGCTCCGGCCCCTTCCGTTTCGTCGAGAGCGAGTACCAGCCGGGCGTCCAGGCCGTGTACGAAAAGTTCGAGGAGTACGTCCCGCGCGACGAGCCGCCGAGCTGGACGGCAGGCGGCAAGGTCGTGAACGTCGACACCGTTCGCTGGATCGCAATGCCGGACGCGCAGACCGCGATGAACGCCGTCAACAGCGGCGAGATCGACTATCTGGAGGCCGCGCCCGTCGACCTTCTGCCGATCCTCCAGGCCAATCCGGAGCTGACGGTCGATCTCTTCAACGAACTCGGCTCGCAGACGATGGGCCGGATGAACTTCTTGCACCCGCCCTTCGACAATATCGAGATCCGGCGCGCAGCTCTCGCAGCGTTGGGCCAGGAGCCGGTGCTTTCAGCACTCATCGGCAATCCGGAATACTATTCCGTCTGCGGCTCGATGTACGGCTGCGGTTCGCCGCTGGCGACGGACGCCGGCGACGATCTCATCATGAACGGGCCGGACGCGGCGACGGCCCGCCAGATGCTCGAGGAGGCCGGCTACGACGGCACACCTGTCGTCATCATGCAGCCGACCGACGTCGTCACAACCTCGGCGCAGCCGGTGGTCGCCGCGCAGCAGCTTCGCGAAGCCGGCTTCACTGTCGATCTCCAGCCGATGGACTGGCAGACGCTCGTTACCCGCCGTGCCAGCCAGGCCGCGCCCGCCGATGGCGGCTGGAACATGTTCTTTACAAACTGGGTGATCCCAGAGGTGTGGAGCCCCCTCAACAACCCGATGCTGAACGGCGGCGGTCCGGAAGGTGCATGGTTCGGCTGGCCGACCGATCCCGAGCTCGACGAGATGCGCGTCTCCTTCGCGATGGCCGAGACCGACGAGGAACGCGCCTCGATCGCCGCTGAAATCCAGGAACACGCTTACGAGCAGGTCACCTACGTGCCGCTCGGCGACTACTTCACCCCGTCCGCCTGGACCAGCCAGATCACCGGTTTTCTGAAGGCACCGGTCCCGGTCTTCTGGGCGGTGGAAAAGGCCGAGTAG
- a CDS encoding ABC transporter ATP-binding protein → MNAQAEANAPALVIEDLVVETRGGRPISILNGVSLTVGRGETVCLVGESGSGKSVSSLATMGLLPKGALVASAGHILLDGENVLAAKPARLRELRATKMSMIFQEPMTALNPVLTVEKQLDEVLAAHSRLSPGERRARIRDILTQVHMPDVDRIAGSYPHQLSGGQRQRVMIAMALVLEPTLLIADEPTTALDVTTQRQILHLISELQEKHGTSVLFITHDMGVVADIADRVYVMRHGDIVESGPVAHILRDPGQDYTRKLLSAVPALHPRAERPAGSSETVLEAIDLAMTYGGGRSIFGRKHETVAAADVNFKLKRGRTLGIVGESGSGKTTVARCVMRLLDPTGGSIRVGNTDISGLSRRSLRPWRKRIQMIFQDPNRSLNPRRTVGDSITEGPINYGTSKGEARRRAQELLELVGLGRDAIDRHPHQFSGGQRQRIAIARALAMDPDVIVADEAVSALDVSVQAQVLELLADIQERLGVAILFITHDLRVAAQICDDVAVMQKGRIVEYGPAAQVLGAPKEPYTRALLEAAPGKHWDFPNFRPLEVAVPVATAVH, encoded by the coding sequence ATGAACGCGCAAGCCGAGGCGAATGCACCGGCCCTCGTCATCGAGGACCTCGTCGTCGAGACGCGCGGCGGCCGGCCGATCAGCATCCTGAACGGCGTCTCCCTCACCGTCGGGCGCGGCGAGACGGTCTGCCTCGTCGGCGAGAGCGGGTCGGGCAAGTCGGTCTCCTCGCTCGCGACGATGGGACTGCTGCCGAAGGGCGCGCTGGTCGCGAGCGCGGGGCACATCCTTCTCGACGGCGAGAACGTTCTTGCCGCAAAGCCCGCCCGCCTTCGCGAATTGCGTGCGACGAAGATGTCGATGATCTTCCAGGAGCCGATGACCGCGCTGAACCCGGTGCTGACCGTCGAGAAGCAGCTCGACGAGGTGTTGGCGGCGCACTCGCGGCTTTCTCCCGGCGAACGACGGGCGCGCATCCGCGACATCCTCACACAGGTTCACATGCCGGACGTCGATCGCATCGCCGGCTCCTACCCGCACCAGCTTTCGGGCGGCCAGCGCCAGCGCGTGATGATCGCGATGGCGCTCGTGCTGGAGCCGACGCTCCTCATCGCCGACGAGCCGACGACGGCGCTCGACGTGACGACACAGCGCCAGATCCTGCATCTGATCTCCGAGCTGCAGGAAAAGCACGGCACCTCCGTCCTCTTCATCACGCACGACATGGGCGTCGTCGCCGACATCGCGGACCGCGTCTACGTCATGCGCCACGGCGACATCGTCGAGAGCGGACCGGTGGCGCATATCCTTCGCGATCCCGGTCAGGATTATACCCGCAAGCTCCTGTCGGCGGTGCCGGCGCTGCATCCGCGCGCAGAGCGTCCGGCCGGGTCGAGCGAGACCGTGCTGGAGGCGATCGACCTCGCCATGACCTATGGCGGCGGGCGCTCGATCTTCGGCCGCAAGCACGAGACGGTCGCCGCCGCCGACGTGAACTTCAAGCTGAAGCGCGGGCGCACGCTCGGCATCGTCGGCGAAAGCGGCTCGGGCAAGACCACGGTCGCGCGCTGCGTGATGCGGCTCCTCGACCCGACCGGCGGCTCCATCCGCGTCGGCAACACCGACATCTCCGGCCTCTCGCGCCGCTCGCTGCGACCGTGGCGCAAGCGCATCCAGATGATCTTCCAGGACCCCAACCGCTCGCTCAACCCACGCCGCACGGTGGGCGACAGCATCACCGAAGGGCCGATCAACTACGGCACGAGCAAGGGTGAAGCACGGCGCCGCGCGCAAGAGCTTCTGGAACTCGTCGGGCTTGGGCGGGACGCGATCGACCGTCATCCCCACCAGTTCTCCGGCGGCCAGCGCCAGCGCATCGCCATCGCCCGGGCGCTCGCGATGGACCCGGACGTCATCGTCGCCGACGAGGCGGTGTCCGCGCTCGACGTCTCGGTTCAGGCACAGGTTCTGGAACTGTTGGCCGATATCCAAGAGCGACTCGGTGTCGCCATCCTGTTCATCACCCACGACCTGCGGGTCGCGGCCCAGATCTGCGACGATGTCGCGGTGATGCAGAAGGGGCGGATCGTCGAATATGGCCCCGCCGCGCAGGTGCTCGGTGCGCCGAAGGAGCCCTACACCCGCGCGCTTCTGGAAGCGGCGCCCGGCAAGCACTGGGACTTCCCGAACTTTCGCCCGCTCGAAGTTGCGGTGCCCGTCGCGACCGCGGTCCATTGA
- the pqqB gene encoding pyrroloquinoline quinone biosynthesis protein PqqB, with protein sequence MIIRVLGSAAGGGVPQWNCNYRISRRAREGKGEVRPRLQSSIAAQGSEGRGWVLFNASPDIRQQINETQALQPHADAELRSSPIAAVVLTNADVDHLAGLLSLRERQAFNLYATDRVLAVLEANPIFRVLDPDYVRRITLPIEKDVALEGPAGPLGITIRLYPVPGKVALFMETGDAANDFEADGGDTVGVQIRGESDGIVHYVPGCARVDDRLRERVRGAHALLFDGTVFTDAEMAEAGVGTKTGRRMGHVPITGDGGSIDAFDNLSVERKIYIHINNTNPILEEASEERRRVTDAGWSVAEDGLELHV encoded by the coding sequence GTGATCATCAGGGTGCTCGGCTCGGCCGCCGGCGGCGGCGTGCCGCAATGGAACTGTAACTACCGCATCAGCCGCAGGGCGCGTGAAGGCAAGGGCGAAGTGAGGCCGCGCCTCCAGTCCAGCATAGCCGCGCAGGGCAGCGAAGGCCGCGGATGGGTGCTGTTCAACGCATCACCCGATATCCGCCAGCAGATCAACGAGACCCAGGCCTTGCAGCCTCATGCGGACGCCGAGTTGCGCTCGAGCCCGATTGCCGCCGTGGTGCTGACGAACGCCGACGTCGATCACCTCGCGGGGCTTCTCTCGCTGCGCGAGCGCCAGGCGTTCAATCTCTACGCGACCGACCGGGTGCTGGCCGTTTTGGAGGCCAACCCGATCTTCCGCGTTCTCGACCCGGACTATGTGCGACGCATAACGCTGCCGATCGAGAAGGACGTCGCGCTGGAAGGGCCGGCAGGGCCGCTCGGTATCACGATTCGGCTGTATCCTGTGCCCGGCAAGGTCGCGCTGTTCATGGAGACGGGCGACGCGGCGAACGATTTCGAGGCGGATGGTGGCGACACTGTCGGCGTGCAGATCCGCGGCGAAAGCGACGGCATCGTCCACTACGTTCCGGGCTGTGCACGGGTCGACGACCGGTTGCGCGAAAGAGTGCGCGGTGCACATGCGCTTTTGTTCGACGGGACGGTCTTCACCGATGCCGAGATGGCGGAGGCTGGCGTCGGAACCAAGACCGGTCGTCGGATGGGTCATGTTCCCATCACCGGTGACGGAGGCTCGATCGACGCCTTCGACAACCTTTCCGTCGAACGGAAAATCTACATCCATATCAACAACACCAACCCGATCCTTGAAGAGGCGTCGGAAGAAAGACGCCGCGTAACGGACGCTGGCTGGAGCGTTGCCGAAGATGGATTGGAGCTTCACGTATGA